In Acidisarcina polymorpha, the DNA window CGGAACTTTAGCTTTGGTGACCAGATGGATGGCAGTGATGGCGAAGCCGTCGTCCTTCTTTTCCAGCTTCACGCTCGCAGTAGTTTCCAGCGATTCAGGTGGCAGGTTAGCGCCGCTCAATTGAGCGCTGAGCGCCATAGTGAAGCAGCCCGCGTGAGCGGCGGCGATCAACTCCTCGGGGTTGGTGCCAACTCCATTCTCAAACCGGGTGCTGAACGAATACTGAGTGTCCTTGAGAGTAGTGCTCTGGGTGCTGATGCTGCCTTTGCCGTCTTTCAATCCGCCGTGCCAAATGGCGCTTGCTGTACGTTCCATAAAAACTCCTTTGGTGGTGCTGTGATCGTTTGTTGAGAGGCTGCGCCTTTTTCCGGACGCCGCTGTTATCTTACGACGTCCCGGCGTGGACAGGGCTCCATTGCTCTACCGGCTGTAGGTAGCAGAATGGACGTTCTAGTGTTGGGCGGTGAGTTTCATGCTGATATGGCGGGTTTGGACCGCATTTCCAGCGTCATCACGAGCGCTGAGTGTGCCAGCGAGGACATAAAAAGCATCTTGAGCGCGGGACAATCCGGACCCACGCTTCAC includes these proteins:
- a CDS encoding OsmC family protein, yielding MERTASAIWHGGLKDGKGSISTQSTTLKDTQYSFSTRFENGVGTNPEELIAAAHAGCFTMALSAQLSGANLPPESLETTASVKLEKKDDGFAITAIHLVTKAKVPGADKAAFDTAAQNAKAGCPISKLFHGNAEITLDAQLV